gtcgtcgtcgttgttgttgttgttgcggtGACTAAAACAGTAGTAGCTACACACCTTGAATAAAGTCTGAAGTTTTACATGGAgacacttcttcttcatctatAAAAAGCATAtcgtaaaaacaaaaataaaaatttacaaactaaaaaacaaaaaaaacaaaaaaaacaaaaaaaaaaactaaaagtatttCCAAGCGATCTTGTTCCATAAGCTTCATATAAGCACTTAAATCCTTAAAATCCCTATatacaaatttatttttgcaGCTAAATACATGGTAACAGCACCACTCTGGCTAGGAAATATATGAAAGATGTAAACAGCCCCAATGATAAAGTCCAGTGGGCGACTGATAAGACCACAAACAACAGTATTTCATACAAAAAGAGCTTGTAACACAGACCTCAGTAGTCATCACACGCTGTGTTTTTAGTAGTAAAAGACCAAAGATCACACGGAAGTGAATGACctccagaaaaaaagacaatcacTGTTACCTTAAATGTCATATAGTCATTGGGCACAACACAggatttaattaataataataaaaacatttgtggaaATCTACTGGAATGAAGTTTGGGGgtataaataaaacttcctACAGATATTCGTAGGGTCAAAAGTAGTAAGTGAAGAGATATAAAAATCTGAGAGAGGACTCCAAATCCAGAGTCACAAGGACCCGAGTCACATGAACGGAGCGATCCATTCTAATTGAAAGGGTCCCGGCCTGCAAGCCGTCCAGTTTATCTAACAGGCGAGCAAAGATAACCGCTGCAGCTGTCGCCCCCCCTTTACATGGTTCCTCCCAATCTTGCTCACTTATTCCACTTTCACTGCAACAAATACCGCTTCAGCGtgtgaccttttcttttttttcttttcccgcCTGATAcagtattttctatttttcttttttaggcaTGCCGTATTACAGACACATGTAAACTGAAATTGGTCCATTGGTCTGCATGCACgcaccacaaaacacacaaacacaatacaacataaacataaagtgGCTGGTGAGCTAACTAACCTCTGTCTGGGGTCACTACCCTTTGGTAAGGATGGATTCTCTTGTCGTGGCGTCGTACCTTAGTGGTCATGGCACCTGCTAACAGCCATTGACATCgccaaaacagaacacagaaggTTActcatcaggaaaaaaaaagacatcaaacaGTCCACCCATGGCACCAACATCAGTGAAAACCAGGAATTTACAAGAAGTGTTCAAGGCTGAGGGTGAAAGTAAGTCGAAACGCTTCTAAGAGACagaattgttgttgttttgtggtctTCTGTTCTctaaagaaaatattaatcCAAACCACTAATTTCTCACTAAAGCTTCACTAGTAGATTCAACATCAGCTGTAAGCAAAGTCACTCTATAGctctgtgattaaaaataaGCTTTAACATATATTAAATCACAAACAGCAGCGCTAAAATATCTATGGGTTcactaaaaatgtgttaaaagtaCAAGCGGAAGCtgaactattaaaaaaaagttaaatagcTTGTTGTCACACCACAATACTAGTCTGCTAATACAAAGAGGAAATTAACAGGAATGGACACTTGACTACAGAATGACTGTCGAGGAATCTGTCATCCTAAAGTATGAGCAAACTTTGAGTGTTTGCTCTGTGGGACAAGTATGTACGGGAGTGGGGTGGGGAAGGGaaaggggaaggggaagggggTCTGCAAGCCAGTCCGTGTGTGTGCTAGGAAGGGTTGCTATCGCTTAGCCTTTGGTTGGGAAAGCCATACCTgcaaaaacacaggaagaaggGACTGTTAGCCCAACAATGAGCCTCAGTAATCATCAATATATACCGCGGATGTATTACAAGACCTGGATATGGCTGCCAATTTGTCTCAGTGGTACTTCAACAAAGAAGTTCTGCAGCCTAACCCgacaataacacaaaatatctgtttttattttataccgTTAAGTCCGTGTAAAGCTTTAGGCTTGGATCGTGTTTGGTTAACTATCCTCTGTGTCCATGCATGTCGTGTTTTGCAAATAGATATACAGAGTTTCGATTGTTCACGTCTCTCAGGTTCTGCCTTGTCGTGCTAAAGGTGAATGCGTGTGCCTTCATGTcactgtgtttaatgtttccACATTGCCATTATGGTCATGTCTCTCATATACAAGAGATAAAgcataaataaattcataaaaaagcGAAAGTGACAGAGTGTAGGCCGTGTGTTGCTTTAGCCTGGCAAACTAATACTTCGAATTTGGCAGTCAATGCTGCATTCAGTGTACAGACTCTATGCTGGGTCTAGTCCTAGTCCTaatgtgtgttcagacagaacaCAAGGCAAAATTTAGAGTTCAATATGTCTCCGTTTCAGTGGTGCATTTGTGAGTATTTGTGCTTTATGAATCTGCAAAGATGAGACGGAAAAGTACGAGATCTGTCAGTTTGCACGAATGATTTGCTTTGGACACACCTTTATAGATGTATCAACCAGTGCTAGTGTAGAACTTTACCATAAACCTCAGCTGAGCAAGCTTCGGTCAGAATCTCTGTCGACTTTCTCGTTTCCCTTTTTGTCGGAAAGAAAACCAAATTTTGAAGTTAGTTAAAAGATAAAAGTTCTAGCTAGGGTTGTTTTGATCCACTACTATCACCCTGTCGGTGCTGGGTCAACTTAACCTAGTGTCACGTACATTTTTGGTGCCAGCGTTATTTTTTGTGCACACTAATATCGCGTTTGTAAAGACTACGGAAGAAGCGGGCATGGCCAGAGACACTAATAGAAAAGGTTGTTTTGACGTATGCGATTGGTGAGCATCTTTCATTGGCGTCCAGTATCCAGTTCTCATAATACATCCATTGACTATGTATCACAGTGATGAACTTTTGATGTATAAATACCTAATACTCCAGTTGAGTCAATTGGGTATTCCAATATGGAGGGCGTGAGTGTGTAGGGATACTCGTACGGCGTGTAGATGATTCCAGATTCGGGCCCTTGCTGCACCAGTGCCGGGTGCGGGTTGCCTCCCGGTACGAGGGCCGAGCTCTGGATCTGACGAATCAGAGGCATGATGGTCGGTGTGGTGACGGGGGCAGGGTTGCGCAGGCTCGGAGGCAGGACGGGCGTTGGACCTGTGATGATCCGAGGCGCCTGAGGGGTCCCTAGAGGGAAGGCGGCGGTGGCTGCGCGGCACGCAAACATACAGTAATGCAAgtgtgcacacacccacacacatacaatagacagggaagaagaggagaggacaaaCAGACTATTTAACTGGAGAAACAGAGGCATTGTTCATATATACAGTGGACTCCTGTACGGAGACCCCTCCTTTGTCACCCACCAACCCTCCTCCACATGTTAATTATGATGCCATCCTTACGCGTCTTGACATTGGCGTCTCTGTAGGTCCCGTTGAGAATGGCCAGCTCCATCAGCTGCATTTTCTTCAGGTTGTCCTCCCCCTCGGCCTACGCCAGCATGCACACAAGCAGAGCAACACAATCAGCTTACTTAGCGAGGACTGTCATTCAGCCGTTTGACGTGCGAATGAATGAACTTTTGTGGGAGTCCGGTCAACAAGTCAGCAAACGTTACACTATGATGGAGCTAATTATGATTCGATTTGAATGTTCGGACTCAAACACAGTCTGAAATGGAGCAGACTTTGGACACAACACAGGACTGTCAAACTCGCCAGCTTCTTAGCTCCTGTTACATCTCGGTGAAAAGCCTGACTGATTTACAGTCAAACGGCGAGGTTGGCTGGGTTAAACTAACCCATATCATTAACTTCACCCTCCtttaactacacacacacattcacgtgCATAGATTAACAGGTGTTCCTGCTCCTGATTGCCTTCAGACACTTCTCACATCCCTTTACTTTCAGGGTTTTGGACGATGCTGCGCTGTGATTGGAGCGGAAGTGGCGGCTGATTGCAGCAATAGAAATCCCCCTGCTGGtcttttcagtctgtttctATTGTTGCAAATAATACAggcgggaaaaaaaaggaaggagccTTGTGATTTCAAAATATGTGCTTTTGTGACTGCGTGTCAAAGAGGGGATTAtttagagagtgtgtgtgtgtgtgtgtatatatatatgtggccTATACGGCGATGTCTGTGCAGTGTTCCTCTGCGTTTTCTATCTGTTTGTGCACTTTTATCCATGTACGTCAGCCTCCGGCGGGGAAAAAAGGTGGGCCGGAGAATGTGAGAAATGTTGAGGAGTGCAATCAAAATGTCCTCTTGTGTGGAcaacgcacaaaaaaaaaacgggagaAAAGGGAATACTGTAGCCAGTAGTTGGGAATGAAGTGAGTTGTGAACGAGTGAAAGGAGTGATGGAGTGGGGAGAACAAGTGAACAGACTCTCCATTCATTCCCTCAGCCTTTCAAACAACCCGGGGTTACCATGGAAACCCCTTTATGCGTGTTCCCTAATTACCCTAACCCCTTACACAtactctctcatacacacagaaagacacacacacaaacacacacacacacacacacacacacaaaaagacacaaacacacacattttggacTGACAATCCCCTTCCCCCCTTTCCATGCATACCAACACAGTGAAccttcatccattcacacaaacactttccaATCAGTCCTGATAAAATTTCCTCGTGGGTTTTTTTTTCGGGGTCTGATACTCACAGCGGGCACGAGAAGTTTCTTGACCTCGTTGATGGCCCGCTGGAGTTTGATCTTGGCCCGGTTGTGTGTGTCCTCCACCGTGATCAGGACGTGGAGGTCCTCGCTGAGGTGCTCCCAGTTGGGTTTCCCTCGGTTCATCTcctcctgaaacaaacacacaaggaaaaaggagaaaaaaaaacacatttcacaagcCTTGTTTGAATGCACCACACAAGCTTTGGTGCTGAGAGAAACGGGAACTTTTCTTCTCGTCTGGCTCGGTTTTTTTGGTTCGGCGTCCaactacacacaacacaaacacacacatacaaggctCAAGGTTGTGTAATGCAGCTTTGGACCCGTTATCAAACTCCTGTTGCTCTTCAGCGGTTACACAAGTTTGGTGTTGCATTTTATTCCAGGAGCTCAGGAACATTTCCCAAATCAAACGCTATCCTCGGCTACTGCTTGTTTATCTTATCTTCCCTCCTCTATCtctgctgattatttcatcTTCAGATGTTGATTCAGTGACAATAGCGGCATTAATCATTGTCAAGGACAAACGCTGACACTGTTGCTGGTTGTATTTGTACGTCTCCTTCCCTGGTTCACAGGCTGGATAGGTTTGGCTTCAGATTATTGTgatacttttctctttttttttaaagttcatcagACAAATTTTGGATAAAGTCAAATTGTTCTCTGGGCACTTGCGACAcattggtttttatttttatctttagcCACAGTAACTCGAGGGACGGATAGGAAAGATGGCAATGTCAGTCGGTGGCTCAGTCGGTCAtttcaccactttggtccagactgaaatatctcattGAGACAGACATGGATGAATCCTGACTTTGGTGACTTTCCCTCTGCTTTCTAATGAGTAAAATGTCTCGACACATTTTGGACGGTAGACCATGAAATTTGGTTGAGACGTTCATGTCAACCTTTGAATGGACTGTCATAACTTTCATGACCCTCGGCTGCAAAATGATGACCTGCtaaacatgtgcacacaggaaaagtttgacattttctttgttaaatgaaaagattgatacAACTCTTATCTGTTGAATCTGAAGCTACAGGCAGAAGATTGTTGCCTGGATCTACatcacattcagtcatttagctgacgaTTGTATCCaagcaacttacaaaaaagggaaacaatcaagatgcaagtactgtgacagtactagagcggatagatttagcatgtccagttgttggtagtgctcgGAGAGGAGGTACTCTTTGAAGAGttgggtcttcaggaggtttttaagtTAGAGAGGGATGCCCCTGATCTTAGAAACTGGTGggacgttccaccaatgggCATAACAGGctagaaaagtttggattgccctgagcatACGGTTGGCAGAGCCAGGCGCTGTTCATTAGAAGACGCAACATATGCCTGTAtgagactactttgtagtcagcattggcgatttgaattttattttagctCTATCCAGCTGTTACAAAATTAACCTAATAGCATCTTTAAAGTTGTCACGAGTTTGCCCCGACTCTAACGATATCCGTTGATTCAATTTCTCCTAACCAATTACATGAGACTGACATGTCTGCCTGAAGCTATGTGGTTTTAAGTGGACACTGATGTGTAGCCAGGCCAACATACCGGTTCTGCTGGGATTTTAAGAGTAGAGCCGTCTACGAACAGCCGATAGCCGATCTGTCCATCTGTACTTTTTCGAATGTTTGGATGCTGGCAATCACTGAACCTCACTACTCAACAAACTGTCTGTTcaatacaaacaataaacacaaaaatgacaaCTTGTGGTTTTACGGGTTGGCGTAAAAACAAGCTACGATGACGGACGATATTGAGAAGACGTGCCGTCTATAAACAGCCTCGATGTCACGATAGTCGATCTTGCCTGTAGGGGTTGCTATTGTTGTCATTACTCCTTCTCGGTGGAGTTTGCCCATGGCACTAGTTGGCTAATCATAAGTGCTCACACTGTGCTCATTTTCAAAGGTCTGGACCCTGGCCACTACTTAACAAATAGTTTGTTcaatacagacaaaaaaactaagtgtaaaaatgaaaacttgtGGTTTTGCGGGTCGTCAGCTGCCAGTATACTGAAGTGGTTGTCAGAGGGTCAAATAGCTTCAGAACCTCCCTCCCCCTCAAAAAACCTTTCCAAGGTCAGATTAGTGGGGGCCCGAGTCCGACCACTTCTGTTGCTTTCTGAAACCGACTATCCGACATTCACACCCACATCATGCTGTGATTGGCCAGCTGTGTGCGGAGGTGAGAAAGTACGAACGTTTCTCTCcagctttctctctcctctctcattctcGACACAATTATATGACACTGTTCGTGTAAACACGACAAAGTCTTCCGATGAGAGacttgtgtaaaaatgtgtaacaATATCTCCGGATTTAAACAATCTCACGCCTCCATCCCTCCCTATAACCACCGGCATTTCACTCCCCCGCGGCTAGCCGTTCCCtactgcttccagtctttatgctaagctaagctaagcatcAGATGACAGATGTGAGTGCTATTAATCTTCGCATCAAGCTCTTGGCAAGAAAAGTCGAGTATTTCCCAAAACGTCCAATCATTCCTTTAAGTTGAGCTTTGCACAGCTGCTTTCATGACTGTagtctttatattttttgatAAAAAAGTCCCAGTTTAAACCGAAATTATGAAGTCTTCTGTCTTCAGTATTGTGCACCGGGACATCGTATCCTCTGTGGATGTTTTGTCAAGTGAGATGTATCATTTTGAAAAACACCAAAAgtcaacatctctctctcctctccccctgtTGCCTCccactgtgtctctgttttccttcctctctgtctctgtgtgtgtctctctctctctctcggagGGGCGTGCGGGGTAGGGAATGTtctggagagagagggtgggttGGAATGCTGGACTTGCTCCACCTGCCGTTTGGAAAGCTTGAGCCGACTCCGTCCAACAGCAAACACcaggggagaggaagggagaacaGATGGACCGAACAccaggacaggagagaaaaaccGAGTACCAAAAACTCATTATGAGAAACGGCTTGATAGATACagcacagatagatagatagatagatagatagatagatagatagatagatagatagatagatagatagatagatagatagatagatagatagatagatagatctagATTGGATTAGATTGGATTCCTTTCATGTCAAAGCTGCCCTCAAACACATCTGAACATCATGtccttgtttatttttgtaggtttttgttattgtgtgagTGCTAATCTCAAAAATCAGATCGATTTGAAGCATATCAAGAATGTTTTAAACTAATGGGAACCAATGACCTGCCTGGAGGTTGGTGCAAAGTCGTGTAAAGTTTTGTGAAATacgctttcttgcagagagttgaGATGAGATTACCACTCTCGTGTCTGCATGAATATGAGTCTACGGCAGCTGATTGTcctagctcagcataaagactggaaacagaggcaAACAGCTAGCTGCGACTAACAAAATCTGTATAAAGATCACTGATTATGACACATTATATCTCATGAATTTGATCTCTGTAAAACTGAGAAGTTGCGGTTCAGCAGAGGTTGTGTTTGAGACTCTTTCTTGGCGGGttgcagtgacttcctggagtttctgctaatgactttttttttttactttgatgcAAGCAGCACAagcctccgtggctgtgaagtgaagccaacgcaggaagtgccaaaaaccgcacttcctcaaacggccacatGAGGCCGGCTAGAGAACAcgtcagtctccgtaagtccccatgttaaaaacttcacagcagaaataaacatgtttacagcctggtacaaaaaacagttttggtctctgtagctaatttccccgttcatgacaactgtactgagggtgaatacACCTGtttagattatattaaggctttttaagttatgcagggttaacaGCGCCTCAGCGAGAGTCAGGCTTGCTGTTTCCGCCTTATTCATAACTTAACATAACATACTTGTGCACAGAATAACATCGAGACCTGACAGCGGGGTTATTGAAGAGGCGGGACATTAGATTTTTGGAGGGTGTGCACAATAAATTGTGATAAATCAAAATGTAGCCTGTGGTCTTACAGATTAACAAccgtaataaaaataaaagactttttttttttccaattttgtAATTTGTTGGCCTACTCTGAGCTAACACACTAAAAGATCCTAATGAGTATAACGAGCAGTACGCAGCAATTTCGGCatttaatcagatttatttagCACAGCTATGCGTCTGTTACAGACcagattaaaagaaacaaaacatgccCAAACCAATGAAGCAACAAGCTGACGTATAGCTGCCTACGTCCTCACGCTAACGCGTGTTAAactcttttaaattaaaaaaaaatattggaacAAATTGTGTTCATTATTATCAGGTAACAACTGATGGGAAGAGGGGTACGAAGCAGCAGGGCGGCACAGAGGTCATCCAGGGTGGACCTGGCCCCCTAAACACCCGCTGGGTACGCTTCTCGTCTAACTAATAATAACAcgtttcacaaaatgtcaaactgttcctttaaaggCAAACATGCGAAGACATTCCTGTGGTCTatgacagagctgcagctgatgtGAACTGTGAAatccagaaagagagaggacacacacacacacacacacacacacacacacgaaaactGAAAAAGCATGTACGTTGTAAGGGTGTATACCTTCTTCTTGTCTCTCATGGAGCCCTTTCCTCGCACCATAATCTTGCAGCCGGTCTCTGCCTCCAGTTGTTTGGCCGTCAGTCCACGTGGGCCGAGGATCCTCCCGACAAAGTTGAACTACAcgaaaagagcaaaaaaaaaacaagccacatttttacatcactatatatttatatatttttttaacagtgtgtgtgtgtgtgtgtgtgtttttcatgcgCCGTGAGCGAGTGTGCCTTTGaggatgatgtgtttgtgttactaAGAGGGACAAAAATAGCTCATTATATGGGTGCTGGCTGGTGTTGGTGGTATGACAGGACAGCGACGTTCTCTTAACCTTATCTGTCACTAAGACTGAGTGATTAACTAGACAGCTGCCcctctgtgtatatgtgtgtgtgtgtgtgtgtttgattcattGCCACTATCCCCTGTCAGTCTCTGCTTCTCTTATAACATGTGTCAAGCCTCTTCCCTACATTGTTTTACTTCAACCAACCTCTGCGACAGTTGCGACATATTCGCTCCGGCCTTTGTGATGACccttgactctctctctctctctctaacacacacacacacaaattcaagATAGAGGAACTGCTCTCTAAATTTAACCTTGATCTCAACAGTTTTCCAACGcactcctgtctgtgtgtgtgtgtgtgtgtgtgagtgtgtgtgtgtcctgttagTCTTCTGTCATGTGAGTGAGGACAGCCTGTCATTGTATTCGGTGATTGGCGAGCTGATGCATGGAGAAAAATCATGTGAGCCGTTCAATCTGGATCAACTCAACTCATATTGAAGTGCTTAACTGTACTTGGAGTGGAGTCGGAGGGATgcacctctaaaaaaaaaaaaaatcactgcagtTCACTTGTTTTTATATGCGCGGAGGAGACTTAATCCCCCGTTTTTAAGCTCCTATCAATATTTACGGTGTCAACTTATGGCTGAAAATGAAGCCGTGAGGGAATTTACGCCAGTTTATTGCCGTTTTGGGGTaaacaaaaacttgtttttcacaattattctttttttatctcattgGAAACACCAGCCAAGgttcattattgatttattttatgtccAGATTACATCACTCGGTGCGAGTGAGAGATGATAaaagcgtaaaaaaaaaaaaaacgtccccGTGAGTAAAGATCTCGCTGACTTTTTGGACCTCGCTGACTTTTTGGCAGCAGCCCGTCTGTAACTAAGAGGAGATAAAGTGACAACAGCAAAAAGTAAACAGAGACGCTTctgaaaggtcaaaggtcatgggTTTGTCCACTCACGTCTGGGTATTCTTTGACAGGCACGTAGagcttctcctgcagctgagCCACGGGGCCGATAGCCTCAGGAAGCTCCTCCATGTCCCGCCCGTTGAACATGCCACCGTTCACTGTGTCGTTGTACATGTCCTTGCGTACCCTGCCAATTTCTGGggtaggaaaaacaaaaacacacagacaggagtgAAAAAGTTGGGAGTCAATGTCCAGCAAAATGTCAACGAGGGATGGTCGAGTGTCACGTTTCTTCACACGTCCGTTTCTTGGAGCGGTGACTCACTGTCACCAGAATTACAGCAGGCCCCTCATTGTGACAGCTAGACGGTCagacaatcagacagacaggaaggcagGAAGACAGTCACAAGCATTCTGCACCACAATGTAGAATCTGACCACCGAACGCCCTGCAATCAGGACTCCATCCATTACCGACAGTATCTCTCTTTTCCATTTCGTGTCTCACAAAAACACGCCGACTTCTTTCAGCGCAAATAACACCGTGGAGAAGACATACATGTTGGTGGGTGTCACGATGACCTAGAGCTGCAGGACAGTTATCCAGCAAcggcacagacagacaaacagggcATGGAAATTCTTACAAAGCAACGTGGgtgcaattattttttaaatcgaTTAGTCTGGAGACcattttaatgattattttataaATCTTCAGCTCTATAAATGCCATAAAATAGCTAAAAAAAGGCTATTTGGCACCTTGAAATTTATATTTCTTTGGgatatgatataaaacagatgatgtgaagatataaaacagagattCGTTCAAGTTTATGCCTTATGTCTGATACATGAGACTatgtttgtctgcctgtctgcttgTTTAGTGTTGTCTGAATGACCAATGCTAGCCTGTGATGCCTTTGTAATGACACGCTAGCACAATAATAACTGACtactgcacgcacacacacacacacacacatggcggAATAACTGCCTTGAGGCACAAATATCATCTGACCTAAGCAGGCTGACAGCCATGTCTCCCCGCTCTCTGCGAGTGATAAGTCTGACCGTAATAACTACAGTAGGAACGCTATAATTACAGCCGCAGCTACAGCGACAATGATGATCCTCTAATAACCCATTCTGACCTGTTACAGACCAAAAGTGActattaaaaagaaacacacacacacacacacacacatagacaaacaaatTCTGCACAGACAAGCAGGGCTTGTGTCATAATTTAGCTGAGGCCAGGGACCAGCTTTCTGGAGGGGAAATAAGAAgtgaaagaagaacaagaggaggaggggtgtaGATGTTACAGGCCTTATCTTTACACTTCAACCTGTTGTATGGTTTTATATATAGACCGGACTCAACCGCAGTGTTTCTAAAAATGCCACAAACATGCACCCTGACAGTAtgtgtgactgacaggcttTCTTATTACCcctgtaaactttttttttggggccCCGAGCTTGAAATGAGCACGGTGCATTGCCTTTCATTCTAACCGTGGGTGTCAAaggacttttaaaaaataaataaatatgaacacaacCGAGAGATGTTTAGAGGTCAACCTTTGCTGCGTCATGGGACTTGTCACAGAGTCACAAAGTCAGGACCTTGGTGATCCTGATGCGCCACAACAGTGGCAACAACAGTGGACCAAGGCCTTGGCAAGCTTTGTAGGAACTGTTTTAAATAgacttttgtgttgttgtgtttggataTCAACAAGTGGACAGCGTGTTAAAGCGGGCTggaatcaaacattttacacagtgacaGGGCTCAGGGATGGGCTGCAGCATTCACATAAGCCTGCGCATTAGGTCACTGGGAAAGACTAAcaactgtctgtttgttcccATCACCAACTGcccgtgtgagtgtgtgtgtgtgtgtgtgtgtgtgtgcatgcgtgagtgtgtgtgtgtgtgtgtgtgtgtgagagagagagacagggtgTGCTCATCTGCTGCAAAGGACACATCCTATTCACACGTCTAGTTTCATAGCAACTTTTCATTCAGGTTTAATGTGAATTTACGAGCCaaagtttaattattaatcattaaCATCTTCCAGTGGATGGGTGGGTGACATTACTGTGGTG
The nucleotide sequence above comes from Larimichthys crocea isolate SSNF chromosome XVI, L_crocea_2.0, whole genome shotgun sequence. Encoded proteins:
- the qki2 gene encoding protein quaking-B isoform X1 — its product is MVGETEVKERPKSNPDYLMQLMNDRKVMSSLPNFSGIFTHLERLLDEEIGRVRKDMYNDTVNGGMFNGRDMEELPEAIGPVAQLQEKLYVPVKEYPDFNFVGRILGPRGLTAKQLEAETGCKIMVRGKGSMRDKKKEEMNRGKPNWEHLSEDLHVLITVEDTHNRAKIKLQRAINEVKKLLVPAAEGEDNLKKMQLMELAILNGTYRDANVKTPTAAFPLGTPQAPRIITGPTPVLPPSLRNPAPVTTPTIMPLIRQIQSSALVPGGNPHPALVQQGPESGIIYTPYEYPYTLTPSILEYPIDSTGVLVPSSCVFAAGAMTTKVRRHDKRIHPYQRVVTPDRAATATNP
- the qki2 gene encoding protein quaking-B isoform X2, yielding MVGETEVKERPKSNPDYLMQLMNDRKVMSSLPNFSGIFTHLERLLDEEIGRVRKDMYNDTVNGGMFNGRDMEELPEAIGPVAQLQEKLYVPVKEYPDFNFVGRILGPRGLTAKQLEAETGCKIMVRGKGSMRDKKKEEMNRGKPNWEHLSEDLHVLITVEDTHNRAKIKLQRAINEVKKLLVPAAEGEDNLKKMQLMELAILNGTYRDANVKTPTAAFPLGTPQAPRIITGPTPVLPPSLRNPAPVTTPTIMPLIRQIQSSALVPGGNPHPALVQQGPESGIIYTPYEYPYTLTPSILEYPIDSTGVLVPSSCVFAGAMTTKVRRHDKRIHPYQRVVTPDRAATATNP
- the qki2 gene encoding protein quaking-B isoform X4, producing MVGETEVKERPKSNPDYLMQLMNDRKVMSSLPNFSGIFTHLERLLDEEIGRVRKDMYNDTVNGGMFNGRDMEELPEAIGPVAQLQEKLYVPVKEYPDFNFVGRILGPRGLTAKQLEAETGCKIMVRGKGSMRDKKKEEMNRGKPNWEHLSEDLHVLITVEDTHNRAKIKLQRAINEVKKLLVPAAEGEDNLKKMQLMELAILNGTYRDANVKTPTAAFPLGTPQAPRIITGPTPVLPPSLRNPAPVTTPTIMPLIRQIQSSALVPGGNPHPALVQQGPESGIIYTPYEYPYTLTPSILEYPIDSTGVLGAMTTKVRRHDKRIHPYQRVVTPDRAATATNP
- the qki2 gene encoding protein quaking-B isoform X3, coding for MVGETEVKERPKSNPDYLMQLMNDRKVMSSLPNFSGIFTHLERLLDEEIGRVRKDMYNDTVNGGMFNGRDMEELPEAIGPVAQLQEKLYVPVKEYPDFNFVGRILGPRGLTAKQLEAETGCKIMVRGKGSMRDKKKEEMNRGKPNWEHLSEDLHVLITVEDTHNRAKIKLQRAINEVKKLLVPAAEGEDNLKKMQLMELAILNGTYRDANVKTPTAAFPLGTPQAPRIITGPTPVLPPSLRNPAPVTTPTIMPLIRQIQSSALVPGGNPHPALVQQGPESGIIYTPYEYPYTLTPSILEYPIDSTGVLAGAMTTKVRRHDKRIHPYQRVVTPDRAATATNP
- the qki2 gene encoding protein quaking-B isoform X5, yielding MVGETEVKERPKSNPDYLMQLMNDRKVMSSLPNFSGIFTHLERLLDEEIGRVRKDMYNDTVNGGMFNGRDMEELPEAIGPVAQLQEKLYVPVKEYPDFNFVGRILGPRGLTAKQLEAETGCKIMVRGKGSMRDKKKEEMNRGKPNWEHLSEDLHVLITVEDTHNRAKIKLQRAINEVKKLLVPAAEGEDNLKKMQLMELAILNGTYRDANVKTPTAAFPLGTPQAPRIITGPTPVLPPSLRNPAPVTTPTIMPLIRQIQSSALVPGGNPHPALVQQGPESGIIYTPYEYPYTLTPSILEYPIDSTGVLGMAFPTKG